The Pochonia chlamydosporia 170 chromosome 1, whole genome shotgun sequence genome window below encodes:
- a CDS encoding cell wall protein (similar to Metarhizium acridum CQMa 102 XP_007813190.1) — protein MKFSIALACLAVEALAYQPVVRDLKAITGVLDNVKSDLQNLDAVVKKDGNGKDPEPLLKASNALLQTLKKGKTTVDGSSELALTDAVALTQPVQDLTKLGQTLTDDLKSIRPNVEKLGECQVVRTQISSINAGSQALIKSVVGKVPEEARDIANQLSAGLTKVLEQAQDDFSEQNCKGSGGGGSPSSGSGGSPSSAPGGGSSSPPEVTTTAAPGTTSAPGGGVTSAPSTGVTVAPTGTAGTPPVVTAGAAEYAPAGALAFAIAALVL, from the coding sequence ATGAAATTCTCCATTGCATTGGCTTGTCTTGCCGTTGAGGCGCTCGCTTACCAACCAGTTGTCAGAGACCTGAAAGCAATCACGGGTGTTTTggacaatgtcaagtcagaCCTTCAAAATTTGGACGCTGTCGTCAAAAAGGACGGAAACGGGAAGGACCCTGAGCCCCTTCTCAAAGCTTCCAACGCCCTTCTCCAAACCCTCAAGAAAGGCAAGACCACGGTTGATGGGTCAAGCGAGCTTGCCCTCACTGATGCTGTGGCACTAACCCAGCCGGTGCAGGATCTGACCAAGCTCGGCCAGACCCTGACCGATGATCTTAAGAGCATCCGGCCAAACGTTGAAAAGCTCGGAGAGTGCCAGGTCGTCCGCACTCAGATCTCAAGCATCAATGCCGGGTCACAGGCATTGATCAAGTCTGTAGTTGGCAAAGTTCCTGAGGAAGCTCGTGACATTGCCAACCAACTATCGGCAGGCCTCACCAAGGTCCTTGAGCAAGCTCAGGATGACTTTTCCGAGCAGAACTGCAAGGgaagcggcggcggcggtagTCCTTCTTCTGGATCCGGTGGCAGCCCTTCATCGGCACCTGGAGGCGGCTCAAGCTCTCCTCCTGAGGTTACCACAACCGCCGCCCCTGGCACCACATCTGCTCCTGGTGGAGGTGTCACATCTGCCCCTAGTACTGGTGTCACCGTTGCTCCAACTGGTACGGCTGGTACCCCCCCTGTTGTTacagctggagctgctgaGTATGCCCCAGCTGGtgccttggcctttgccaTCGCCGCATTGGTTCTGTGA